AGTTGATCTCCGTTGCtatcgtgagaggcaacgcaacgtcAATTATGTTGGCGGGGTCCACTTCGGACAGATGGCTTCATTAGCTAATTAGTTCCttttttaactgtttttgttaatattataaaaatattcaagaaatatTACTAAACTTTTTGAAGGTTTCATTCAACACCGAGTGATGTGTCGTATTATACGAATATGTTACTTTGTCTAAATAtagtttccattttttttattttttccatcagttttgccatactttgttttaatgtttgtttaaagCGGTCAATCACACCTTCATTCAGTTAAACTTATAAACTTGGACTGTTAaactttttgattttatttttttgcatatttgatTCATCAGTTGTTTTTTGAATTCTTCTCCGTTGTTGGAAACTCGAAAATAAATTGTTCCGGAACATATTGATGActgattttgtaaataaaattctcATCCGTTTTCTGTTTGTAAAATTTGGCAATATCAaatttgacaaaattttttttagtttatttatagcttctaaaataagtatcaccaaaagcagttttattttttaaaaatttgcagAGTTTGAATTTGTTGTAAATGTTGATAAttgtttgttaaaatatttatatttgttaacaTCAAAAAATTCCCTCAGAATCTTTCATGTGGACTTCTTGCAGTTACATGTTAATTAGAATCGATACCTAAGTACAGTAAAGTCTCTCGAATCCGCCAATTTCGGGGATCGGCAAAATCTGGCGGATTCGAGAATTTGGCGGATTCGAGAGACTTATCGATTTTTAAAtccattaataatttaaattattaagccaaaataattaattaaaaacaaaaaaatcagtaaGTTTCGACTTGTTTCTTCTTAGAGTTTGGATCATTGAAGATCCAATGTTTTCAATATACTCAAGATTTTCTATATTAAAGAATTCTTCTTGATTATAGAactcttttaatttgtttaaagcgATAAAAGCCTCGTTAATGGTAACAACATAGGGGTTTGTCCCAGCTTCAATTTTTTGaattatattagaaaattttagagaattgaatttacatttatacGATTTAATTATGCCCTGATCCATGGGCTGTAAAAAAGATGTTGTATTAGGTGGTAGAAATAACATCTCAATTTGTTTTAATTCAATCAATACCTAATGTAAATTTCATGAAATTCACCTTATGTGCAGGAGATTGATCTACAACAAACAAAATTTTTCTATCTTGTTTTCGCAATTCCATTTCCCATTTTAAtagaaattgattaaaaattctgcTATCCATCCATGCTCTCtttgaatttgaatatataacatattttttgATATCGAAATTCTTGAAACATCTTGGATTTTTAAACAACCCAATTAGTAAGAATGTTCGCTTATCTGTACCGTCAACATTTCTACATAACATAACAGAAACTCTGTCTTTCAGGACTTTATAGCCAGATTTAATGGTTTTACAAACACTCTTAGACGGTATCATTTTGTAAAATAAGCCAGTTTCATCGGCATTATAAACATTTTGAGCTCCGTaaagactgattttatttttgattaattcAATGAAATCTGATACTAAATTAGGGTCAAAATTTGGAGTTGCAGATTCTCCATGCATATTGCGTAATTTCAAACCATTCCTCTTTTTAAATTTAACTAACCACCCTTTGCTTCCTTTGAATTCAGTAATCCCGAGATTCAATGCAAAGGCTTTTGCTTTCTCAGTAATAATCCTATCATTTAAAATGGCTCCTTTAAGATCCATTGAATTGACCCAAGCAATAGTATTATCATCGATTTCAGCAAACTTTAAATATTGTTTGCGGGAAATGTCAGATCTTAGGTTATGAAACATAATGTTAGATCCTCTTTTACTTTTCAGATCATCAATAGATCGGCGAGAAACAGGCAAGttgtatttttttgaaaaaatctcaGAAATTTTTAGTGAAGATAATTCATTATTtgggtacttttgtcgaagtggtcgcagtttttttagaagataattaaaattaattaatttttttagtgaaaaatagattatttaatttataaccctctatcaataatttaaatggttattaaaattatttaaaaatttatttaaccaatttagtcatttttagtacgcggcatccaaattccaggactgtagaaggaatttatgtcttttacaatctgtgcaaaagattccttatagttctgtatttgttttcgccacataaattctgaaaaaataactaactaaaaaaaccggtacttttgtcgaagtggtcgcagtttttttagaagataattaaaattaattaattttttccccacattcgttctactgtctgggtgtgcactcaaaatgcactgcatcctccttacttattgggagctgtcggaatttgatgttgcataagtccacaacagaattttccatgtgacctatagtgccagtttatatcaatattaggtacatgctcgccataatattaaaaaaattagaaaataaattagtaaaaaatttaataatattttaaattattgatagagcgacttaaataaaatataatatattccacctcaaaaattattagattttttaaaaggcctaaaaaaactgcgaccacttcgacaaaagtacttaattaatttttttagtgaaaaatagattatttaatttataaccctctatcaataatttaaatggttattaaaattatttaaaaatttatttaaccaatttagtcatttttagtacgcggcatccaaattccaggactgtagaaggaatttatgtcttttacaatctgtgcaaaagattccttatagttctgtatttgttttcgccacataaattctgaaaaaataactaactaaaaaaacctgcgaaataagatcccagatgatgtcttacagctcctctttgagctttattcttgcattttgcacttccccacattcgttctactgtctgggtgtgcactcaaaatgcactgcatcctccttacttattgggagctgtcggaatttgatgttgcataagtccacaacagaattttccatgtgacctatagtgccagtttatatcaatattaggtacatgctcgccataatattaaaaaaattagaaaataaattagtaaaaaatttaataatattttaaattattgatagagcgacttaaataaaatatattccacctcaaaaattattagattttttaaaaggcctaaaaaaactgcgaccacttcgacaaaagtaccggagtttttttaataaatattttgtgtttaattaaTTTAGCGGGGTCGCGTTATAATTCCACCCTGCTTATTGCCAtgaaatatttggttttttttcgtGGCAATATAGAAAGGATTAAGTATAGATGAAAAAATTCTCTTATACGCCCAATTCTCGAGCTGGGCTGACCTCGATTTGATAACCCCTACTCTCCCTCTTACATACATCCAACATGGTTTTAGGAGTAATTTCTCTACCTCGACACATCTTACCACATTAACCCAGTTTATAATGGAAGGTTTCCAGTTTCCAGAAAGATACTGACTCAAAAAATATTTAACCTATCCATCAACTCGAACATAAAACTTTGACTTTCAAATTTCCTCAGCGAAAGAAGAGGGCTGAATGGAATCAAATCAATCTCAAGATTGCTTCCAAATGGAGTTCCCCCCTTTCTCCTGCTCTATTCAATTTATATCTATCCGACATTCCTAACCCTGAAATGGAGAATGGCTTATTAATGCGAAATAATGAAAGTGACTAGTCCTCCTGATAAATGGCTGCCTGCAACTCAGTTTTGGTGATCGTGTCTTTCAAGTCCATGAGCCTCTCACATCGCTGTAGGGAAGCATAGTAGGAATCCCGTTCAGACTCCACTTTAAGGACATGGTTGTACAAAGTCTCATACTATTGGTTATACAACTAAACACACCTCACTCTTGACCAACTGCAGTTCACTTTTGAGAGAAACCACCTCAGAATTATTGACAGCAGTCTTGAGAGAGGCCACCTCAGAATTAACAGCAGTCTTGACAGGACGTATTTCCCGACTCTGCTTGGCCACCCCAAACCACCTTCTGTGGCGGAGAGTGGTCTCCTCCCTGGAAGAGGGGTCGTAGTTCATTAGGAATAGTTTGTGGAACCACTGCACGAACTCGTAGTTGTCCTGGAATCGGCCTTTCGCCAATTTCTGGATGGGCACCACTTTGTCCACGCCTGTCTTCGAAAAGAGGTTTTGCAGTTCTTTCAGGTTCTGGAAATACTCGTATTCTTGACATGCCTTGGTCTTTAGTTTAGAGGGGGAAAGGATTTCTCTCATTTAAGCAATACTGTACTTGGGAATAAAAAGTCCATGAGAATGCAGTAGTGGTACCCTTTCGCTAAATCCTCCACTTTTTCTATTTGGAAAGGAATAAAGTCATTGACCCACTCCACCACCTGATTCCGACTGATGTTGTCGGTTGTCACGCTTGTACTTATCACATTCACTGCCTAAGGTCGATTACAGTATCGATATTACTACCATAATAACACACCACAAGGATATGGACGGGAATGTACTATTAATAACACTTTATACAATTTGTTGACCATTTAAATATTCttatgaaaaaatagaaattatattaaataaattgacAGGTTATTTGTTATGAATTAGTATTTGTTGGTTACTGGTTCATCCCATTCTCAGATATCCACTACCATCACGGTTATGACGGACATTTTCAACATGGTGACTGTCCTCTATTGGATCGACCAGTGAATCTTGTTCTTCAACCTGAACACTTTGGGGCACAACATGATGTGCCATCGACAACAGACAAATCATAAGTAAATAATTCATTGAACAACTCTCTCGACTGACATATAGATAAGTCACGAATAACatattgaaatatgtcacaatcaATGCATATAATCAATCATATTCTCTACAATACATCCCTGACCTCAGAAGTgattatgaaatacagcaaatcaATGATCGATTATTCAATATCTTTATTTTGTTAATAGTTAGAATGATTAACCAGATGTATACTCAATTGAACACACACCGACGTACTGCCTTAATTTAGTGTCTATTGATATACAAAGTATTTGAATTTGTTTCCAGAAAACTCAGAATTCGGCTGTAAGAATTGAAAATCTTGATAATTTATCAAGTTGTATGATGTTAGATAATTCGGGTCGTTAATTCAAAGAAAACTCATATGGCCACTATCGCACAATTCTTATCTCGAAAATACAATTCCGGAAATGTAAATGAATTGATAATATCAAAGCTGATGATTCATCAAAGCTGATATTCCACGT
This portion of the Octopus sinensis unplaced genomic scaffold, ASM634580v1 Contig18529, whole genome shotgun sequence genome encodes:
- the LOC115231445 gene encoding jerky protein homolog-like, with the translated sequence MFHNLRSDISRKQYLKFAEIDDNTIAWVNSMDLKGAILNDRIITEKAKAFALNLGITEFKGSKGWLVKFKKRNGLKLRNMHGESATPNFDPNLVSDFIELIKNKISLYGAQNVYNADETGLFYKMIPSKSVCKTIKSGYKVLKDRVSVMLCRNVD